In a single window of the Caulobacter soli genome:
- a CDS encoding MerR family transcriptional regulator — protein sequence MIARGDYVGPLTKSAEAMFARAERRALRSAGEATTQAPPVRETRPASVLRDAVDRLGLKITTLRQWEDAGLIAFERRNGRRIVDAAALECLALVATLRRAGFSVREIAWLSDTLPPSAAVMRDALEARQTYLEAARTRTIVGVIAKGGSKPVRKPAHRASAIAVERAA from the coding sequence ATGATCGCCCGCGGCGACTATGTCGGTCCGCTCACCAAGTCGGCCGAGGCCATGTTCGCCCGCGCCGAGCGCCGGGCTCTCCGCTCGGCGGGCGAGGCGACGACGCAGGCCCCTCCGGTGCGTGAGACGCGGCCCGCCTCGGTCCTACGCGACGCGGTCGACAGGCTGGGCCTGAAGATCACCACGCTGCGCCAGTGGGAGGACGCCGGGCTGATCGCCTTCGAGCGCCGCAACGGCCGCCGGATCGTCGACGCCGCCGCCCTGGAATGCCTGGCCCTGGTCGCGACCTTGCGGCGGGCCGGCTTCTCGGTGCGCGAGATCGCCTGGTTGTCGGACACCCTGCCGCCCAGCGCGGCGGTCATGCGGGACGCGCTCGAGGCGCGGCAGACCTATCTCGAGGCGGCGCGCACGCGCACCATCGTCGGCGTGATCGCCAAGGGCGGCTCCAAGCCCGTCCGCAAGCCGGCGCATCGCGCCTCCGCCATCGCTGTTGAAAGAGCCGCATGA
- a CDS encoding MerR family transcriptional regulator yields the protein MTRSTPILDRRAPARYVSIAELAKRLGVTSRALRHYQDQGLIRSHRIARNVRAYDLETVAMVETIVALREIDLPLAAIRDILALRHEPEAQAEALRAALLEVQADKQRQIVRIDGMLEALPAAPRADGLDIAPWRLVPRASGFDGLAAGDAG from the coding sequence ATGACCCGTTCCACGCCCATCCTCGATCGGCGCGCTCCGGCCCGATACGTGTCGATCGCCGAACTGGCCAAGCGCCTGGGCGTCACCTCGCGGGCCCTGCGCCACTACCAGGACCAGGGCCTGATCCGCTCGCACCGGATCGCCCGCAACGTCCGGGCCTACGACCTGGAGACCGTAGCGATGGTCGAGACCATCGTCGCCCTGCGCGAGATCGACCTGCCGCTGGCGGCGATCCGCGACATCCTGGCGCTACGCCATGAGCCGGAGGCTCAGGCCGAAGCCCTCCGCGCCGCCCTGCTGGAGGTCCAGGCCGACAAGCAGCGGCAGATCGTCCGGATCGACGGCATGCTGGAGGCCTTGCCCGCCGCGCCCCGCGCCGACGGTCTCGACATCGCGCCCTGGCGTCTGGTTCCCCGCGCCTCGGGCTTCGACGGTCTGGCGGCGGGAGACGCCGGATGA
- a CDS encoding acetyl-CoA carboxylase biotin carboxylase subunit, giving the protein MFKKLLIANRGEIAVRVIKTCRRLGISTVVVYSDADADSLAVEMADETVHIGPAPANQSYLVADKIIAACKATGAEAVHPGFGFLSEKAEFAQRCADEGIVFIGPNPGAISAMGDKIESKKFAQAAGVSCVPGHIGEIDDTAHAVTIAEQIGYPVMIKASAGGGGKGIRVAWSRQDVEEGFPAVRAEAAGAFGDDRIFIEKFIESPRHIEIQVLGDKHGNVVHLFERECSIQRRNQKVIEEAPSPLLDEATRNAMGAQAVALAKAVNYDSAGTVEFVAGQDKSFYFLEMNTRLQVEHPVTELITGLDLVEQMIRSAWGETLAFEQKDLKINGWAIESRIYAEDPYRKFLPSIGRLVRYAPPEEGQHQGYLVRNDAGVREGDEISMYYDPMISKLCAWAPTRLEAVDGMGRALEDFHIEGLGQNIPFLAAVMDQDRFRSGKISTNYIKDEFPDGFKGVEPTPAQVDILTAVGAAMQRVYAARARSTTAGLSNPVRTEWVVAVGHAKRRVKLSGEAEHLNVELPDENRTIGLETIDWRPGKPVFLGKLDGKPFTVQVTPAAEGFTIRHRAAKTKVLVLTPRSAELHDKLPEKQAADTSKLVLSPMPGLVVSMDVALGQTVREGEIVCVLEAMKMQNIIRAERDGVVKAVNAKSGDPVAADEVLVEFS; this is encoded by the coding sequence ATGTTCAAGAAGCTGCTGATCGCCAACCGGGGCGAGATCGCGGTGCGGGTGATCAAGACCTGCCGTCGGTTGGGGATCTCGACCGTCGTGGTCTATTCGGACGCGGACGCCGACAGCCTGGCGGTGGAGATGGCCGACGAGACCGTGCACATCGGTCCCGCGCCGGCCAACCAGAGCTACCTGGTGGCCGACAAGATCATCGCCGCCTGCAAGGCGACGGGGGCCGAGGCGGTGCATCCGGGCTTCGGCTTCCTGTCGGAGAAGGCCGAGTTCGCCCAGCGTTGCGCCGACGAGGGGATCGTGTTCATCGGTCCCAACCCCGGGGCCATCTCGGCCATGGGCGACAAGATCGAGAGCAAGAAGTTCGCGCAAGCCGCCGGGGTGTCCTGCGTGCCCGGCCACATCGGCGAGATCGACGACACCGCCCACGCGGTGACCATCGCCGAGCAGATCGGCTATCCGGTGATGATCAAGGCCAGCGCCGGGGGCGGGGGCAAGGGCATCCGCGTGGCCTGGAGCCGCCAGGACGTCGAGGAAGGCTTTCCGGCCGTGCGGGCCGAGGCGGCCGGGGCGTTCGGCGACGACCGCATCTTCATCGAGAAGTTCATCGAAAGCCCGCGCCACATCGAGATCCAGGTGCTGGGCGACAAGCACGGCAACGTGGTCCATCTGTTCGAGCGCGAATGCTCGATCCAGCGGCGCAACCAGAAGGTCATCGAGGAGGCCCCCAGCCCGCTGCTGGACGAGGCCACCCGCAACGCCATGGGCGCCCAGGCCGTGGCCCTGGCCAAGGCGGTGAACTACGACAGCGCCGGCACGGTGGAGTTCGTGGCCGGCCAGGACAAGAGCTTCTACTTCCTGGAGATGAACACCCGCCTGCAGGTCGAGCACCCGGTCACCGAGCTGATCACCGGGCTGGACCTGGTCGAGCAGATGATCCGGTCGGCCTGGGGCGAGACGCTGGCCTTCGAACAGAAGGACCTGAAGATCAACGGCTGGGCGATCGAGAGCCGGATCTACGCCGAGGACCCCTACCGCAAGTTCCTGCCCAGCATCGGCCGCCTGGTCCGCTACGCCCCTCCGGAGGAGGGACAGCATCAAGGCTATCTGGTGCGCAACGACGCCGGGGTGCGCGAGGGCGACGAGATCTCGATGTACTACGACCCGATGATCTCCAAGCTGTGCGCCTGGGCCCCCACGCGGCTTGAGGCTGTCGATGGCATGGGCCGGGCGCTGGAGGACTTCCACATCGAAGGTCTTGGCCAGAACATCCCGTTCCTGGCCGCGGTGATGGACCAGGACCGGTTCCGCTCGGGCAAGATCTCGACCAACTACATCAAGGACGAGTTCCCGGACGGGTTCAAAGGCGTCGAGCCGACGCCGGCCCAGGTCGACATCCTGACCGCCGTCGGGGCGGCCATGCAGCGGGTCTACGCCGCCCGGGCCCGCTCGACCACGGCCGGGCTCAGCAATCCGGTGCGCACCGAGTGGGTGGTGGCCGTCGGCCACGCCAAGCGGCGGGTGAAGCTGTCGGGCGAAGCCGAGCATCTGAATGTCGAGCTGCCTGACGAGAACCGCACGATCGGCCTGGAGACGATCGACTGGCGGCCGGGCAAGCCGGTGTTCCTGGGCAAGCTGGACGGCAAGCCGTTCACCGTCCAGGTGACCCCGGCCGCCGAGGGCTTCACGATCCGCCACCGGGCGGCCAAGACCAAGGTGCTGGTCCTGACCCCGCGCAGCGCCGAGCTGCACGACAAGCTGCCCGAGAAGCAGGCCGCCGACACCTCCAAGCTGGTGCTTTCGCCGATGCCCGGCCTGGTGGTCAGCATGGACGTGGCCCTGGGCCAGACCGTGCGCGAGGGCGAGATCGTCTGCGTGCTGGAGGCCATGAAGATGCAGAACATCATCCGCGCCGAGCGCGATGGCGTGGTCAAGGCCGTCAACGCCAAGAGCGGCGACCCCGTCGCCGCCGATGAAGTGCTGGTGGAGTTCTCATGA
- a CDS encoding acyl-CoA carboxylase subunit beta, which translates to MQHILEELDRRREQARAGGGEARVASQHAKGKLTARERIDLLLDEGSFEEFDMFVEHRGVEFGMAEQKVPGDGVVTGWGTINGKVVYVFSKDFTVFGGSLSGAHAAKIVKVQRQAMKVGAPIIGLFDAGGARIQEGVDSLAGYADIFLENVMASGVVPQISVIMGPCAGGDVYSPAMTDFIFMVKDTSYMFVTGPDVVKTVTNEVVTAEELGGARVHASKSGVAEGAFENDLEALTQVRRLIDFLPSSNRETAPERESFDEAYRAEPSLDTLIPSDPGKPYDMKELILKIVDEADFFEISSEWAKNIVCGFARLDGESVGIVANQPQVLAGVLDIDSSRKAARFVRFCDAFNIPIITLVDVPGFMPGTKQEYGGLIKHGAKLLFAYAEATVPKITLITRKAYGGAYDVMSSKHLRGDFNYAWPTAEIAVMGAKGAVEIIFRQEAKDPQALAAREAEYKDRFANPFVAASRGYIDDVIMPHGTRKRLVRALKSLRGKELSNPWRKHDNIPL; encoded by the coding sequence GTGCAGCACATACTCGAGGAACTGGATCGTCGTCGCGAGCAGGCGCGTGCGGGCGGCGGCGAGGCGCGGGTGGCCAGCCAGCACGCCAAGGGCAAGCTGACGGCGCGCGAGCGGATCGATCTGCTGCTGGACGAAGGCTCGTTCGAGGAGTTCGACATGTTCGTCGAGCACCGGGGCGTGGAGTTCGGCATGGCCGAGCAGAAGGTGCCCGGCGACGGGGTGGTGACCGGCTGGGGCACGATCAACGGCAAGGTGGTCTACGTCTTCTCCAAGGACTTCACGGTGTTCGGCGGCTCGCTGAGCGGGGCGCACGCGGCCAAGATCGTCAAGGTCCAGCGCCAGGCCATGAAGGTCGGGGCGCCGATCATCGGCCTGTTCGACGCGGGCGGGGCGCGCATCCAGGAGGGCGTCGACAGCCTGGCCGGCTATGCCGACATCTTCCTGGAAAACGTCATGGCCTCGGGCGTGGTGCCGCAGATCAGCGTGATCATGGGCCCCTGCGCCGGCGGCGATGTCTACAGCCCCGCCATGACCGACTTCATCTTCATGGTGAAGGACACCAGCTACATGTTCGTGACCGGTCCTGACGTGGTCAAGACCGTCACCAACGAGGTGGTCACCGCCGAGGAACTGGGCGGGGCCCGGGTCCATGCGTCGAAGTCGGGCGTGGCCGAAGGGGCGTTCGAGAACGACCTGGAGGCCCTGACCCAGGTACGCCGCCTGATCGACTTCCTGCCGTCGTCCAACCGCGAGACCGCGCCGGAGCGCGAGAGCTTCGACGAGGCCTACCGGGCCGAGCCCAGCCTCGACACCCTGATCCCCTCCGATCCGGGCAAGCCCTACGACATGAAGGAACTGATCCTGAAGATCGTCGACGAGGCCGACTTCTTCGAGATCTCCAGCGAGTGGGCCAAGAACATCGTCTGCGGCTTCGCCCGCCTGGACGGCGAGAGCGTCGGCATCGTGGCCAACCAGCCCCAGGTGCTGGCCGGGGTGCTGGACATCGACAGTAGCCGCAAGGCCGCCCGCTTCGTGCGGTTCTGCGACGCCTTCAACATCCCGATCATCACCCTGGTCGACGTGCCGGGCTTCATGCCGGGCACCAAGCAGGAGTACGGCGGGCTGATCAAGCACGGCGCCAAGCTGCTGTTCGCCTATGCCGAGGCGACGGTTCCGAAGATCACCCTGATCACCCGCAAGGCCTATGGCGGGGCCTATGACGTGATGAGCTCCAAGCACCTGCGCGGCGACTTCAACTACGCCTGGCCCACCGCCGAGATCGCGGTGATGGGGGCGAAAGGCGCGGTGGAGATCATCTTCCGCCAGGAGGCCAAGGATCCGCAGGCCCTGGCCGCCCGCGAGGCCGAGTACAAGGACCGCTTCGCCAACCCGTTCGTCGCGGCCTCCAGAGGCTACATCGACGACGTGATCATGCCCCACGGCACCCGCAAGCGCCTGGTCCGGGCCCTCAAGAGCCTCAGGGGCAAGGAGCTGTCCAACCCCTGGCGCAAACACGACAACATCCCGCTGTGA
- a CDS encoding helix-turn-helix domain-containing protein translates to MRDKLFIGPKVRLLRQAKGWKLEPCAARLGVSASYLSQIEANQRPVTARVLIDVMRVFEVDAASLDAADDQRMIADLREATADPIQDGETPSLLELKSAVANTPNLAKAYLALHHAYRRLDERLKTTEEAVSLDERGAASALLPYEEVRDFFHYKNNYIHSLDVAAEALAAELGLDGDEPVETVLERRLRDGLGIRVVRSNDHDLLRRFDPAAGLLTLGAAQATATRGFQMAYQIVSATLHDAVEAELAAAGFRSEGAAKVCRTALLNYAAGALLLPYERFREAARTARHDTEQLSLTFQTSLEQVFHRLSTLQRPGARGVPFYFVRVDQAGNITKRHSATRLQFARFGGTCPLWNVHDAFARPDHWLVQLAEMPDGVRYVSIARGVVKPSGDYLRPDRRYALGLGCEVQYADSLVYAQGLDLAGPSVPIGVSCRICERDNCAQRAFPPVDRTFEVFENERRQVPFELRR, encoded by the coding sequence GTGCGCGACAAGCTGTTCATCGGCCCCAAGGTCCGCCTCCTGCGCCAGGCCAAGGGCTGGAAGCTGGAGCCCTGCGCCGCCCGGCTGGGGGTCTCGGCCAGCTATCTGTCGCAGATCGAGGCCAACCAGCGGCCGGTGACGGCGCGGGTGCTGATCGACGTGATGCGGGTGTTCGAGGTCGACGCCGCCTCGCTGGACGCCGCCGACGACCAGCGGATGATCGCCGACCTGCGCGAGGCCACGGCCGATCCGATTCAGGACGGCGAGACCCCCAGCCTGCTGGAACTGAAGTCGGCGGTGGCCAACACCCCCAACCTCGCCAAGGCCTATCTGGCCCTGCACCACGCCTATCGCCGGCTGGACGAGCGGCTGAAGACCACCGAGGAAGCCGTGTCTCTGGACGAGCGCGGTGCGGCCAGCGCCCTGCTACCCTACGAGGAGGTGCGCGACTTCTTCCACTACAAGAACAACTACATCCATAGCCTGGACGTGGCGGCCGAGGCCCTGGCCGCCGAGCTGGGACTGGATGGCGACGAGCCGGTCGAGACGGTGCTGGAGCGCCGCCTGCGCGACGGCCTGGGGATCCGGGTCGTTCGGTCCAACGACCACGACCTGCTGCGGCGGTTCGATCCGGCCGCCGGGCTGCTGACCCTGGGCGCGGCCCAGGCGACGGCCACGCGCGGCTTCCAGATGGCCTATCAAATCGTGTCCGCGACGCTGCACGACGCCGTCGAGGCCGAGCTGGCGGCCGCGGGCTTTCGCAGCGAGGGCGCGGCCAAGGTCTGCCGCACGGCCCTGCTGAACTACGCGGCCGGCGCCCTGCTGCTGCCCTATGAGCGGTTCCGCGAGGCGGCGCGGACGGCGCGACACGACACCGAGCAACTGAGCCTGACCTTCCAGACCAGCCTGGAGCAGGTGTTCCATCGCCTCAGCACCCTGCAGCGGCCGGGCGCGCGGGGCGTGCCGTTCTACTTCGTGCGGGTGGACCAAGCCGGCAACATCACCAAGCGCCACAGCGCCACGCGCCTGCAGTTCGCGCGGTTCGGCGGCACCTGCCCGCTGTGGAACGTGCACGACGCCTTCGCCCGGCCCGACCACTGGCTGGTGCAGTTGGCCGAGATGCCCGACGGGGTGCGCTATGTCAGCATCGCCCGGGGCGTGGTGAAGCCGTCGGGCGACTACCTGCGGCCCGACCGGCGCTACGCCCTGGGCCTGGGCTGCGAGGTGCAATATGCCGACAGCCTGGTCTATGCTCAGGGACTGGACCTGGCCGGGCCATCCGTGCCGATCGGCGTCAGCTGCCGGATCTGCGAGCGCGACAACTGCGCCCAGCGGGCCTTCCCGCCGGTGGACCGGACCTTCGAGGTGTTCGAGAACGAACGCCGCCAGGTGCCGTTCGAGCTGCGGCGGTAG
- a CDS encoding acetyl/propionyl/methylcrotonyl-CoA carboxylase subunit alpha, translated as MIESVLIANRGEIACRIIKTARRLGVRTIAVYSEADAGAPHVRLADEAVLIGPAPARESYLVADRILAAAKATGAAAIHPGYGFLSENAQFAQAVIDAGLVWVGPPPSAILAMGLKDAAKALMQKAGVPVTPGYLGQDQDPERLRREADAIGYPVLIKAVAGGGGKGMRKVERGEDFDAALTSCRREAAASFGDDRVLIEKYITRPRHIEVQVFADRHGQVVHLFERDCSVQRRHQKVIEEAPAPGMTQAARAAVTEAAVRAARAVNYEGAGTIEFIADGSEGLQPDRIWFMEMNTRLQVEHPVTEKVTGQDLVEWQLRVASGEPLPLKQDEITLTGWAMEARLYAESPEAGFLPSTGPLRRFRLPHDVRIDTGVEEGGEVTPFYDPMIAKLIVSGPTRQAAARRLAKACRAVEVYPVKTNAGFLARVLDHPDFLSGTADTGFIERHAEALVPAAAAPPAAAQQAAARLRVARSAGVSADPWRGAVGFRIGGPRPIVVALKARDEILQVTIDDQPAPEAVLIDDAYVAFVDGEAHGFGEPRVSGALDGGVAGGGVLSPMPGKVVALLVEAGASVELGQPLITVEAMKMEHTLTAPVAGVVAEALARVGDQVTEGQLLVRLEKVD; from the coding sequence ATGATCGAAAGCGTCCTGATCGCCAACCGCGGCGAGATCGCCTGCCGGATCATCAAGACCGCCCGCCGCCTGGGCGTGCGGACGATCGCGGTCTATTCCGAAGCCGACGCCGGCGCGCCGCACGTGCGCCTGGCGGACGAGGCGGTGCTGATCGGCCCGGCCCCGGCCCGCGAAAGCTACCTGGTCGCCGACAGGATCCTGGCGGCGGCCAAGGCGACCGGCGCGGCGGCCATCCACCCCGGCTACGGCTTCCTGTCGGAGAACGCCCAGTTCGCCCAGGCCGTGATCGACGCCGGCCTGGTCTGGGTCGGCCCACCGCCCTCGGCGATCCTGGCCATGGGCCTGAAGGACGCGGCCAAGGCGCTGATGCAGAAGGCCGGCGTGCCGGTCACGCCCGGCTATCTGGGCCAGGACCAGGATCCCGAGCGCCTGCGCCGCGAGGCCGACGCCATCGGCTATCCGGTGCTGATCAAGGCCGTGGCGGGCGGCGGCGGCAAGGGCATGCGCAAGGTTGAGCGCGGCGAGGATTTCGACGCGGCCCTGACCTCGTGCCGTCGCGAAGCCGCCGCCAGCTTCGGCGACGATCGCGTGCTGATCGAGAAATACATCACCCGTCCGCGCCACATCGAGGTGCAGGTCTTCGCCGATCGCCACGGCCAGGTGGTGCACCTGTTCGAGCGCGACTGCTCGGTGCAGCGCCGTCACCAGAAGGTCATCGAGGAGGCTCCGGCTCCCGGCATGACGCAGGCGGCGCGAGCGGCGGTCACCGAAGCGGCGGTGCGCGCGGCCCGGGCCGTCAACTACGAGGGCGCCGGCACCATCGAGTTCATCGCCGACGGCTCCGAAGGCCTCCAGCCCGACCGCATCTGGTTCATGGAGATGAACACCCGGCTGCAGGTCGAGCACCCGGTCACCGAGAAGGTCACCGGTCAGGACCTGGTCGAATGGCAGCTGCGCGTGGCCTCGGGCGAACCCCTGCCGCTGAAGCAGGACGAGATAACCCTCACCGGTTGGGCCATGGAGGCGCGGCTCTACGCCGAGTCCCCCGAGGCCGGTTTCCTGCCCTCGACCGGACCGCTGCGCCGCTTCCGCCTGCCGCACGACGTGCGCATCGACACCGGCGTGGAGGAGGGCGGCGAGGTCACCCCGTTCTACGATCCGATGATCGCCAAGCTGATCGTCTCGGGCCCCACGCGCCAGGCCGCCGCCCGCCGCCTGGCCAAGGCCTGCCGCGCGGTCGAGGTCTATCCGGTCAAGACCAACGCCGGCTTCCTGGCCCGGGTGCTGGACCATCCGGACTTCCTGTCGGGAACCGCCGACACCGGCTTCATCGAGCGCCATGCCGAGGCGCTGGTCCCGGCCGCCGCCGCGCCGCCCGCCGCCGCCCAGCAGGCCGCCGCGCGCCTGCGCGTGGCGCGGTCCGCGGGCGTCTCGGCCGATCCCTGGCGCGGGGCTGTCGGCTTCCGCATCGGCGGGCCGCGCCCGATCGTCGTGGCCCTGAAGGCCCGCGACGAGATCCTCCAGGTCACGATCGACGACCAGCCCGCGCCGGAGGCCGTGCTGATCGACGACGCCTATGTCGCCTTCGTCGACGGCGAGGCCCACGGCTTCGGCGAGCCCCGGGTCAGCGGCGCGCTGGACGGCGGGGTGGCCGGCGGCGGGGTGCTGTCGCCCATGCCCGGCAAGGTCGTGGCCCTGTTGGTCGAGGCGGGGGCTAGCGTCGAGCTGGGCCAGCCCCTGATCACGGTCGAGGCCATGAAGATGGAGCACACCCTGACCGCGCCCGTGGCGGGCGTGGTGGCCGAGGCATTGGCGCGGGTCGGCGACCAGGTCACCGAGGGGCAACTGTTGGTGAGGCTGGAGAAGGTGGACTAG
- a CDS encoding carboxyl transferase domain-containing protein, whose amino-acid sequence MVKLTSQLRADGDAWRANAAHNRALVETLRDKIAAAALGGPENARQRHAARGKLLPRERVERLLDPGSPFLEIGALAAGGMYGDEAPGAGLICGVGRVSGREVMIVCNDPTVKGGAYFPMTVKKHLRAQEIAEQNHLPCVYLVDSGGANLPHQAEVFPDRDHFGRIFFNQARMSALGIAQIACVMGSCTAGGAYVPAMSDESIIVQNQGTIFLGGPPLVKAATGEIISAEELGGADTHGRRSGVVDHVAANDEHALQIVRDIVAGLNRNKRIDLELAEPVPPALDPQELYGVVPTDVRAPYDVREVIARIVDGSDFQEFKALYGTTLVCGFARIWGMPVAILANNGVLFSESALKGAHFIELACQRKIPLVFLQNISGFMVGGKYEAGGIAKDGAKLVTAVATANVPKFTVLIGGSFGAGNYGMCGRAYSPRFLFSWPNSRISVMGGEQAASVLSTIKRDGLEAKGETWAAEDEDAFKAPIRARYEAEGDPYYATARLWDDGVIDPAQTRDVLGLAISASLNAPVVEAPRFGVFRM is encoded by the coding sequence ATGGTCAAACTGACATCGCAGCTGCGCGCCGACGGCGACGCCTGGCGCGCCAACGCCGCGCACAACCGGGCCTTGGTCGAGACCCTGCGCGACAAGATCGCCGCCGCCGCCCTGGGCGGGCCGGAAAACGCCCGCCAGCGCCACGCGGCGCGTGGCAAGCTGTTGCCCCGCGAGCGGGTCGAGCGGCTGCTGGATCCCGGCTCGCCGTTCCTCGAGATCGGCGCCCTGGCCGCCGGCGGCATGTACGGCGACGAGGCCCCCGGCGCCGGCCTGATCTGCGGCGTGGGCCGCGTTTCGGGGCGCGAGGTGATGATCGTCTGCAACGACCCGACCGTGAAGGGCGGCGCATATTTCCCGATGACGGTGAAGAAGCATCTGCGCGCCCAGGAGATCGCCGAGCAGAACCATTTGCCGTGCGTCTATCTGGTCGACAGCGGCGGCGCGAACCTGCCGCACCAGGCCGAGGTGTTTCCCGATCGCGACCACTTCGGCCGGATCTTCTTCAATCAGGCGCGGATGTCGGCCCTGGGCATCGCCCAGATCGCCTGCGTCATGGGCTCGTGCACGGCCGGCGGGGCTTATGTCCCGGCCATGAGCGACGAGTCGATCATCGTCCAGAACCAGGGCACGATCTTCCTGGGCGGCCCGCCGCTGGTGAAGGCCGCCACCGGCGAGATCATCTCGGCCGAGGAACTGGGCGGGGCCGACACCCACGGCCGCAGGTCCGGCGTGGTCGACCACGTGGCGGCCAATGACGAGCACGCCCTGCAGATCGTCCGCGACATCGTCGCCGGCCTGAACCGCAACAAGCGCATCGACCTGGAACTGGCCGAGCCGGTCCCGCCGGCCCTCGATCCGCAGGAACTGTACGGTGTCGTGCCCACCGACGTCCGCGCCCCCTACGATGTGCGCGAGGTGATCGCCCGCATCGTCGACGGCTCGGACTTCCAGGAGTTCAAGGCGCTGTACGGCACGACCCTGGTCTGCGGCTTCGCGCGGATCTGGGGCATGCCGGTCGCCATCCTGGCCAACAACGGCGTGCTGTTCAGCGAAAGCGCCCTGAAGGGCGCGCACTTCATCGAGCTGGCCTGCCAGCGCAAGATCCCGCTGGTGTTCCTGCAGAACATCTCGGGCTTCATGGTCGGCGGCAAGTACGAGGCCGGCGGCATCGCCAAGGACGGCGCCAAGCTGGTCACGGCCGTCGCCACCGCCAACGTGCCCAAGTTCACGGTGCTGATCGGCGGCTCGTTCGGGGCCGGCAACTACGGCATGTGCGGCCGAGCCTACAGCCCGCGCTTCCTGTTCTCCTGGCCCAACAGCCGCATCTCGGTGATGGGCGGCGAGCAGGCGGCCAGCGTGCTCTCCACGATTAAGCGCGACGGCCTGGAAGCCAAGGGCGAGACCTGGGCCGCCGAGGATGAGGACGCCTTCAAGGCTCCGATCCGCGCCCGCTACGAGGCCGAAGGCGACCCCTACTACGCCACCGCGCGGCTCTGGGACGACGGGGTGATCGACCCGGCCCAAACCCGCGATGTCCTGGGCCTGGCGATCAGCGCCAGCCTCAACGCTCCTGTCGTCGAAGCCCCGCGCTTCGGCGTGTTCCGGATGTAG
- a CDS encoding LysR family transcriptional regulator, translating into MIDRYHLRYFLAVVDAGNFSRAAAQMNVTQPTLSVGIAKLEDGLGARLFLRNSRRVQLTQAGVRLLHHARAIESEFNALDARIFDQTPARMLRIGVLSALPTRLIEAVVGANAAAAAPDTLEIIEGGERDLLGRLQRRRIDVALTLIRPGEARFDHEVLFEEGYSLAASADHPCAQMEVVTGESLAGETMIVRRHCEVLSETSRYFTERGVRPHFSFRTTNDDRTVALVKAGLGVTVMPDSYAEPGLAMPKLAGFDARRRIGLVWAEAPPAEASPAVLALRALAGESAH; encoded by the coding sequence ATGATTGACCGGTATCACCTGCGCTATTTCCTGGCCGTCGTCGACGCCGGCAACTTCTCGCGCGCCGCCGCCCAGATGAACGTCACCCAGCCGACCCTGTCGGTCGGGATCGCCAAGCTGGAGGATGGGCTGGGCGCGCGGCTGTTCCTGCGCAACAGCCGCCGGGTGCAGCTGACCCAGGCCGGCGTGCGCCTGCTGCATCACGCCCGGGCGATCGAGAGCGAGTTCAATGCGCTGGACGCGCGGATATTCGACCAGACCCCGGCCCGGATGCTGCGGATCGGCGTGCTGTCGGCCCTGCCCACCCGTCTGATCGAGGCCGTCGTGGGCGCCAACGCCGCGGCGGCCGCGCCCGACACGCTGGAGATCATCGAGGGCGGCGAGCGCGACCTGCTGGGCCGGCTGCAACGCCGGCGCATCGACGTGGCCCTGACCCTGATCCGCCCCGGCGAGGCGCGGTTCGACCACGAGGTGTTGTTCGAGGAAGGTTACAGCCTGGCCGCCTCGGCCGACCATCCCTGCGCCCAGATGGAGGTGGTGACCGGCGAGAGCCTGGCGGGCGAGACCATGATCGTGCGCCGCCACTGCGAAGTGCTGTCGGAAACCAGCCGCTATTTCACCGAGCGTGGCGTGCGCCCGCACTTCAGCTTCCGCACCACCAACGACGATCGCACCGTGGCCCTGGTCAAGGCCGGGCTTGGGGTGACGGTGATGCCCGACAGCTACGCCGAGCCGGGCTTGGCCATGCCCAAGCTGGCGGGCTTCGACGCCCGGCGCCGGATCGGGCTGGTCTGGGCCGAAGCGCCGCCGGCTGAGGCCTCACCGGCCGTTCTGGCCCTGCGCGCCTTGGCCGGAGAGAGCGCCCATTAA